In Bradyrhizobium paxllaeri, the genomic stretch CGGCCCGCTGCGGAAGGCGACCAGGCCGATGATGAACAGCACGGGCGCGACGGCGGCGATGTTGAACGACAGGATCTGCACGATCAGCGTGGTGCCGACATTGGCGCCGAGCATGATGGCGAGAGCAGGGACCAGGCTGACGAGTCCCTCCGACGTAAACGAACTCGTGATCAGCGCGGTTGCGGTGCTGCTCTGCAGCAGCGCGGTCAGGCCGAGGCCGGCGCCGAAGGCGGAGAAACGATTGCTGAGGGCCTTTGCCAGCAGCAGGCGCAGGTTCGCCCCGAAAGCGCGCAGGATCCCGCTGTGGACCATATGCAGGCCCCACAGCAGCAACGCCACGCCGCCCATCAGATCGAGAAGAACGAGACTTCCCATGCGCTCAAGTTTCCGCCAAATCGAGTCGAGCGATCAGGCTATCGCCTAACGAGGGGGGATCAACCCTTTAAATTTGCCGAAAATTGCGATGCAGCGGCGTGGCCGCGGGCGGGGTTAACCGATGGTTCGACGGCTCCGCTGTCGGCGAGCGGCGCCGGGTTCGGTAAATGGATTTCGAACATATCGATTACATTGCGCGCCGCCGCGCTAGGCCAATTCCAACAATTCTTCGGTAAAGCTGATCCACCTTCGAGTGAATCACATCGAGCAAGGGCCAGGGTGGACATGTTGGCAGCGAATCGCCGCGCAAGCGTACGTCGTGCGTGCAGAAATTTTGCAAAAATACAGTTCGCGACCGGCGGATTGCCGCGCGACTGCATGATTACGGACATGTCCGATGGCGGCGTGAAGATCATCGCCGAATATCCCGAAATCCCGCCCGAATTCACGGTGATTTTCTCGGAAGGCCGGCCGCGTCAGTGCCGGTTGGCCTGGCGGATCGGCTGCGAACTCGGCGCGCAATTCCTCGACTAGGTTGCCCTGCAGGCGGTTCGGGGCAGGAGCGCATGGGCCGCGGGGCCAGGGCCCGTCAATGGTGATTGATTACCGCAAATGCAGGCGGGTTTAACCTGAATTTAGGGTTAAGCTGGGAACACTGCTGGACAGTTCCCGCCGTGAGTCCCGCTACATGGTCCAGAAGTCATCCTATCCGCCCCGCGTCGCGCGGCATCTCGCCTGCGCATCCATCCTGGCTCTGGCGCTGGGGATCGGCGGCTGCCAGACCTCGGGACTGTCTGATATCACCGGCTCGATCGACGAAAAGGCCGACACCGCTCGCGCCACCGATCCACGCCGCGACATCGAGGTCTATCAGGAACGCTATCGCGCCAATCCCAAGGATGCCGATGCGGCGCTGAAATACGGCAAGGCGCTGCGCGCGACGGGACAGCGGTCGCAGGCGGTTGCGGTGCTCGAACAGGCCTCCATCGCCAATCCCGGCAACAAGCCGCTGCTCGCCGCCTATGGCCGCGCGCTGGCGGACAACGGCAATTTTCAGGAGGCCTTCGACGTGCTCGGCCGCGCCCACAGCCCCGATGATCCCGATTGGCGGCTGCTCTCGGCGCAGGGCGCCACGCTCGATCAACTCGGTCGCTACGAAGAGGCGCGGCAGTATTACGCGAGCGCGCTGAAGATCGCGCCCGATCATCCCTCGGTGCTGTCCAACCTGGGCCTGTCCTACGTGCTTTCGAAGGATCTCGCCAAGGCGGAGGAGACGCTGCGCCGTGCCTCCAGGCTTGCGGGGAACGATCAGCGCGTGCGCGCCAACCTGGCGCTGGCAGTCGGCCTGCAGGGCAATTTCGCCGAAGCGGAAAAGATCGTGAAGGCCGATCTGCCGCCGGCCGAGGCCGCCGCCAACGTCACGCAATTGAAGCGATTGCTGGCGCGGAAGGACAGGGAAAACGCGCGCGCCGAGGCCGACAAGATGCCAATCGCCGCGGCCGGGCGCACCGACTGACCTCGATCGGTTCTGATTGAATCAGAACCGATCGAGGCAATCCATTTCGTTTGAATGGCTATCGGTGTCAGCGGGCAGGCCCGCTGAACGCCGTTGCTTGCTCAAGCCCTGCGGGCTGTCGCGCCCTGAAGCTTCTTGAGCAGCGGCGCCAGCAATGACGTCCGCTTGGTCACGGCATGGCCCGTCATGCGCTGCGCAATCTGCAGGAACATCTGGGTGGTGCGATGCTTGGCTGAGATCTGCGCGATCATCTGGCCGTTATTGGCGGCGGTGCCGAACATCTTCGAATCGAACGGAATGGCGGCGATCGGCTGGCTCTCGATCGCCTTGGCGAATTCGCGTGTGGTGATCTCCGGACGCTTGTGCATGCCGACCTGGTTAAGGCAATAGAGTGGCGGCCGGTCGTTAGGCCGCGCCGCCTTCAGGACGTTCAGCATGTTCTTGGTGTTGCGCATGTTGGCCAGATCGGGTTCGGCGACGATCAGAATGTCGTCCGCGCCGACCAGCGTGCGCTTGGTCCATGCCGACCATTGATGCGGCACG encodes the following:
- a CDS encoding tetratricopeptide repeat protein, translating into MVQKSSYPPRVARHLACASILALALGIGGCQTSGLSDITGSIDEKADTARATDPRRDIEVYQERYRANPKDADAALKYGKALRATGQRSQAVAVLEQASIANPGNKPLLAAYGRALADNGNFQEAFDVLGRAHSPDDPDWRLLSAQGATLDQLGRYEEARQYYASALKIAPDHPSVLSNLGLSYVLSKDLAKAEETLRRASRLAGNDQRVRANLALAVGLQGNFAEAEKIVKADLPPAEAAANVTQLKRLLARKDRENARAEADKMPIAAAGRTD